The Nothobranchius furzeri strain GRZ-AD chromosome 6, NfurGRZ-RIMD1, whole genome shotgun sequence genome includes a region encoding these proteins:
- the LOC107374857 gene encoding zinc finger protein 703 encodes MKYFPSGSDRVCKRIQLGESTDSENSLHGASASLLTPSDPLRQAKRLPIRVVKMLTAHTGHLLHPEYLQPLTSAPVSIELDAKKSPLALLAQTCSQIGKPDPPSSSKLGSSCSHGDKEPSSRSTTSSLKLGEHRPSTEDKSSFKPYNKGSGDCRRDGVTSSSSSSEKVGFRVPSSNAVNANGTSNSGQQPYAPHVASPSSRGNSTPPGHAQQQHHKQNQSPGGPPTSSQSQTPTGEPVNEQGSPPSTTSPNNNNNNPKKDDLNKASSESPHHANSSHVRASTNCSNSSSDSGSNPDGGKPEATPPNLGPGHITPISPYKTSQPLFPLPSSNMGYHGSVMGGYAGYPSQFVPGLDPSKSSLSMSGMGGKHPSSSPLTGASPPSFMQGLCRDPYCLSYPGVSHLGGNNCNSCIHDPSPALKSSFPLVYPSHPLHSLSSSVSPSLSHPLYTYGFMIPNDPLPHACNWVSAAGPCDKRFTTSDELLAHLRTHTALPVGMDSKLISVSSSGPASCHLHLPHQSSPGSMPSSLSLRAPPSLGLARYHPYSKVHLPSGPSPISLHSLSTTGPYYPPYALYSQRLGSSIGYQ; translated from the exons ATGAAATATTTCCCGTCTGGATCAGATCGAGTTTGTAAGCGGATCCAGCTCGGTGAATCCACCGACTCCGAGAACTCTCTCCACGGTGCCTCCGCCTCTCTGCTGACCCCCTCTGACCCACTTCGGCAGGCGAAGCGGCTTCCGATCCGAGTCGTCAAAATGTTGACGGCGCACACTGGCCACTTGCTCCATCCAGAATATTTACAGCCTCTAACGTCCGCACCAGTCAGCATTGAG CTGGATGCTAAAAAGAGTCCGCTGGCCCTGTTGGCTCAGACCTGCTCTCAGATCGGAAAGCCGGACCCTCCGTCTTCCTCCAAGCTTGGCTCATCCTGCAGCCATGGGGACAAGGAGCCCAGCAGCCGGTCGACCACTTCCAGCCTAAAGCTGGGGGAGCACCGCCCCTCCACGGAGGATAAATCCAGCTTCAAGCCCTACAACAAAGGCAGCGGAGACTGTCGCAGGGATGGAGTcaccagcagcagctccagcagtgAGAAAGTTGGATTCAGGGTACCCAGCAGCAATGCCGTTAATGCTAATGGGACTTCAAACAGCGGTCAGCAGCCCTACGCGCCCCACGTGGCTTCACCCAGCTCCAGAGGCAACAGCACGCCCCCAGGACATGcccagcagcagcatcacaaacAGAACCAGTCTCCAGGTGGACCACCCACCTCCTCACAGTCCCAGACACCAACTGGTGAGCCTGTGAATGAGCAGGGCAGTCCCCCCAGCACAACCAgtcccaataataataataacaacccaaaaaaagacgaCTTGAACAAGGCCAGCTCAGAAAGTCCGCACCATGCCAACTCCAGCCACGTTCGGGCCAGCACAAACTGCAGCAACAGCAGCTCGGACAGCGGCTCCAACCCTGACGGAGGCAAACCCGAGGCCACCCCGCCCAACCTCGGCCCTGGACACATTACGCCCATTTCTCCCTATAAGACCAGCCAGCCACTCTTCCCCCTGCCCTCCTCTAACATGGGCTACCACGGCTCCGTCATGGGGGGCTACGCAGGATACCCATCGCAGTTTGTTCCCGGGTTGGACCCGTCCAAGTCGAGCCTCAGCATGAGCGGCATGGGAGGAAAACACCCCAGCTCCAGCCCTCTCACGGGTGCCTCCCCCCCGTCCTTCATGCAGGGTTTATGCAGGGACCCGTACTGCCTCAGCTACCCGGGGGTTTCCCATCTCGGTGGAAACAACTGCAACTCCTGCATCCACGACCCGTCCCCAGCCCTCAAGTCCAGCTTCCCACTGGTGTATCCCTCCCACCCGCTCCACTCCCTGTCGTCCAGTGTGTCTCCGTCCCTCTCTCACCCACTTTACACCTACGGCTTCATGATTCCCAATGACCCTCTTCCTCACGCCTGCAACTGGGTGTCAGCTGCAGGGCCGTGCGACAAGCGTTTCACCACCTCGGACGAACTCCTGGCTCACCTTCGCACCCACACGGCTCTTCCGGTGGGGATGGACAGTAAGCTAATCTCCGTTTCCTCATCTGGACCTGCTTCCTGCCACCTCCATCTCCCCCACCAGAGCAGCCCAGGCTCCATGCCCAGCTCTCTGTCTCTCAGGGCTCCCCCCAGCCTGGGTTTAGCTCGCTATCACCCCTACAGTAAGGTCCATCTCCCTTCCGGACCATCCCCCATCTCCCTGCACTCTCTGTCCACCACAGGTCCGTACTACCCTCCATACGCCCTCTACAGCCAGAGACTCGGATCTTCTATTGGATACCAGTAG